One part of the Desulfonema ishimotonii genome encodes these proteins:
- a CDS encoding DegQ family serine endoprotease, which yields MRIMKKGTGVIATLAMIGLLFAPGPGISPALAETGGLPGNVSKLAKKVRPGVVNIRTVKTVSGGSRVFRHFYGNPQNPDKRFRDFFAPFLDNAPSREFKQRSLGSGFIISREGYIVTNNHVIEDADQIKVRLANEKEFDAEVVGRDSKTDLALIRIAPSDDLVPLPLGDSDALEVGSWVIAIGSPFGLEQTVTAGIVSAKGRTIGSGPYDDFIQTDASINPGNSGGPLLSMKGEVIGINTAIIASGQGIGFAIPVNMAKGIIAQLKDKGEVTRGWLGVGIQDLTSEIRDYYNLKDRKGVLVSQVYEGEPADKGGIKPGDIITAVDDTPVTSARDLSTAIANLPVGARTKITLMRNGKKKTVHVTLDKRSDGERRASSGDGRSDDLGLSLSEPDAETARQFGYDDDEKGLLVTQVRSGGKADQAGIREGDLILEVNREPVSSVGDYRREMRKTDSGQSFYLLIKRGRFGLLVVKMSK from the coding sequence ATGAGAATTATGAAAAAAGGAACGGGCGTGATCGCCACACTGGCGATGATCGGGCTGCTTTTTGCACCCGGCCCGGGCATTTCCCCGGCACTGGCCGAAACCGGCGGACTGCCGGGCAATGTGAGCAAACTGGCCAAAAAAGTCCGCCCCGGTGTTGTCAATATCCGAACCGTCAAAACCGTCAGCGGCGGCAGCCGGGTTTTCCGCCATTTCTACGGCAACCCCCAGAACCCCGACAAGCGTTTCAGAGACTTTTTTGCCCCCTTTCTCGATAACGCCCCCTCCCGCGAGTTCAAACAGCGCAGCCTGGGATCGGGCTTTATTATCAGTCGGGAGGGCTACATCGTCACCAACAACCACGTCATCGAGGACGCGGATCAGATCAAGGTCCGGCTCGCCAATGAGAAGGAATTTGATGCCGAAGTGGTGGGACGTGATTCCAAGACCGACCTGGCCCTGATCCGCATCGCGCCCTCCGACGATCTGGTGCCCCTGCCCCTGGGCGATTCGGACGCGCTGGAGGTCGGCAGCTGGGTCATTGCCATCGGCAGCCCCTTCGGGCTGGAGCAGACCGTAACCGCCGGGATTGTCAGCGCCAAAGGCCGCACCATCGGAAGCGGTCCGTATGACGATTTCATCCAGACCGACGCCTCCATCAATCCGGGCAACAGCGGCGGCCCGCTCCTCAGCATGAAAGGCGAGGTCATCGGGATCAACACGGCCATTATTGCCAGCGGTCAGGGCATCGGGTTTGCCATTCCTGTGAATATGGCCAAAGGCATCATCGCCCAGCTTAAAGACAAGGGCGAAGTGACCCGTGGCTGGCTGGGGGTGGGAATTCAGGATCTCACGTCCGAGATCAGGGACTATTACAATCTCAAAGACCGGAAGGGCGTTCTGGTGAGCCAGGTGTATGAGGGAGAGCCTGCCGATAAGGGCGGCATAAAGCCCGGCGATATTATCACGGCGGTGGACGACACCCCGGTCACATCGGCCCGCGATCTTTCCACCGCCATCGCCAATCTGCCTGTCGGAGCGCGGACAAAGATCACCCTGATGCGAAACGGTAAAAAGAAGACCGTTCATGTCACACTGGACAAACGTTCGGACGGTGAACGCCGGGCCTCTTCAGGAGATGGCCGGAGCGACGATCTGGGACTCAGTCTGTCTGAGCCGGATGCGGAAACAGCCCGGCAGTTCGGATACGATGACGATGAAAAGGGCCTTCTCGTGACACAGGTCAGATCCGGCGGGAAGGCCGATCAGGCAGGCATCCGTGAGGGAGATCTGATTCTGGAGGTCAACCGGGAACCGGTCAGTTCGGTCGGCGATTACCGCAGAGAAATGCGTAAAACAGACTCCGGCCAATCGTTCTATCTGCTGATAAAAAGAGGACGGTTCGGCCTTCTGGTTGTTAAAATGAGTAAATAA
- a CDS encoding transporter substrate-binding domain-containing protein, with product MNVVNFVIKCILLGIFFQAVGCPIACAGSEALPQRPLIVRGDDNYPPYEFTDAGGNPAGFDIDILRAVAGVMGLDAEIRLGPWNEIRQQLERGEIDILTGVYHSEQRARLFTFSTPHIIVSHSVFVRKGSDIRNFADLRGKKIIVQKGDIMYDYLMGSRLSDNVYAVENQKEALRLLNSGQYDSALLSRLQGMYNAHRFGLKRVEAVGPPIQSRKYCFAVRKGRYDLITQLNEGLSILKTTGRYDQIYQKWFGVYERKTFLKKVMKYGLLISIPLMLVILMAVFWFRTLKHQVAVKTRALRKSEEKLLRIIDLVPHLICAWDREGRFILANRATASFFDMTAEALEGRSLTDIQSDFPGAASVFQGDMLLKARFGKEKICQDALENRRVLQVTRIPFQDGDDTALLMVGIDLTDLRRTQDEKESLERQLIRSKKMEALGILAGGVAHDLNNVLSGMVSYPDLLLMDLSADHPLRNPIITIRKSGQQAAEIVQDLLTLARRGVFKHEVFNLNTIVTDYLKSPEYESLRADFPGVTVRVLPDSELLNIKGSPVHLKKTVMNLVLNAAEAQPDGGEIIISTENRYADGADGDREGDFVVLTVADEGIGIDKADLDRIFEPFYTKKVMGRSGSGLGMAVVWGTIQDHNGFIEVDSVGGRGTVFTLFFPVIRDALLPEQGDIPLKKYIGKGESVLIIDDVAEQREIASGILRKLNYSVRAVSGSEAAFNYLKENRADLLILDMILNNDMDGLTIYRESLKINPTQKAVIASGYAENRRVKEAQKLGAGAYIRKPYTIENIGTAVRCELDRKRGF from the coding sequence ATGAATGTAGTGAATTTCGTTATCAAATGTATTCTTTTAGGCATTTTTTTTCAGGCTGTGGGATGCCCCATTGCCTGCGCCGGGTCGGAGGCCCTGCCGCAGCGACCGCTTATTGTCAGGGGGGATGACAACTACCCGCCCTATGAGTTTACAGATGCCGGAGGGAATCCCGCGGGCTTTGATATCGACATCCTGCGGGCGGTGGCCGGGGTGATGGGGCTTGATGCGGAGATTCGGCTGGGGCCCTGGAATGAAATCCGTCAGCAGCTTGAGAGGGGAGAGATCGATATACTGACAGGCGTGTACCATTCGGAACAGCGAGCCAGGCTTTTCACCTTTTCCACCCCTCACATCATCGTGTCCCACTCCGTTTTCGTACGCAAAGGCTCTGATATTCGGAATTTTGCCGATCTCCGGGGGAAAAAGATCATCGTCCAAAAGGGCGATATTATGTACGATTATCTCATGGGAAGCCGTCTGAGCGATAACGTCTATGCTGTGGAAAATCAGAAGGAAGCCCTGCGCCTGCTCAATTCGGGGCAATATGACAGCGCTTTGCTGTCCCGTTTGCAGGGGATGTACAACGCCCATCGGTTCGGGCTGAAGCGAGTGGAGGCCGTAGGCCCCCCGATTCAAAGCCGGAAATACTGTTTTGCGGTCCGAAAGGGGCGGTATGATTTGATTACTCAGCTCAATGAGGGGCTGAGTATTCTCAAAACTACGGGTCGATATGATCAGATTTATCAGAAATGGTTCGGCGTTTACGAGCGGAAGACATTTTTGAAAAAAGTGATGAAATACGGGCTTCTGATCAGTATTCCGCTCATGCTGGTGATTCTGATGGCGGTCTTCTGGTTTCGGACTCTGAAACATCAGGTGGCCGTGAAGACCCGTGCCCTGCGGAAAAGTGAGGAAAAGCTCCTCCGAATCATTGATCTGGTTCCGCACCTCATCTGTGCATGGGATCGGGAGGGTCGCTTTATCCTGGCCAACCGGGCGACAGCCTCCTTTTTTGACATGACCGCCGAAGCGCTGGAGGGGAGATCGCTGACAGATATTCAGAGCGACTTTCCGGGGGCAGCATCGGTATTTCAGGGTGACATGCTTCTGAAAGCCCGGTTCGGAAAGGAAAAAATCTGCCAGGATGCCTTGGAAAACCGGCGCGTGTTACAGGTGACCCGGATTCCGTTTCAGGATGGCGACGATACGGCCCTGCTCATGGTCGGCATTGATCTGACCGATCTGAGGCGCACCCAGGACGAAAAGGAATCCCTGGAGCGTCAGCTGATCCGGTCCAAAAAAATGGAGGCGCTGGGCATTCTGGCCGGAGGCGTTGCCCATGATCTTAACAACGTCCTGTCGGGGATGGTCAGTTACCCGGATCTCCTGCTGATGGACCTGTCGGCGGACCATCCGCTGCGAAATCCCATTATCACCATTCGGAAGTCCGGGCAGCAGGCTGCTGAAATCGTTCAGGACTTGCTGACCCTCGCCCGGCGGGGCGTTTTCAAACATGAGGTGTTCAACCTGAATACCATAGTCACCGATTACCTGAAATCGCCTGAATACGAAAGCCTGCGGGCTGATTTTCCAGGGGTGACGGTCCGTGTCTTACCGGATTCGGAACTGCTCAATATCAAGGGCTCCCCGGTTCACCTGAAAAAGACGGTGATGAACCTGGTACTCAATGCTGCCGAGGCCCAGCCCGACGGCGGCGAAATCATCATTTCCACGGAGAACCGCTATGCTGACGGGGCCGATGGTGACCGGGAGGGCGATTTTGTCGTTCTGACTGTCGCGGATGAGGGGATTGGCATTGACAAGGCGGATCTGGACCGGATTTTTGAGCCGTTTTACACCAAAAAAGTCATGGGCCGAAGCGGGTCCGGCCTGGGCATGGCGGTTGTGTGGGGGACGATTCAGGATCATAACGGATTTATCGAGGTGGACAGCGTCGGGGGACGGGGGACGGTGTTTACGCTTTTTTTCCCGGTTATCCGGGATGCGCTTTTGCCCGAACAGGGGGATATTCCCCTGAAAAAATACATCGGGAAAGGCGAATCCGTCCTGATCATAGATGATGTGGCGGAACAGCGGGAGATCGCGTCGGGGATACTCAGAAAGCTTAATTATTCGGTCCGGGCGGTTTCGGGCAGTGAGGCGGCATTCAATTATCTGAAGGAGAACCGGGCTGACCTGCTGATATTGGACATGATTCTGAATAACGACATGGACGGCCTGACGATCTACAGGGAGAGCCTGAAAATTAATCCGACACAGAAGGCGGTCATTGCCAGCGGATATGCTGAAAACCGGCGGGTGAAAGAGGCGCAGAAGCTGGGAGCTGGCGCGTATATCAGAAAGCCGTATACCATCGAGAATATCGGGACCGCCGTTCGCTGTGAGCTGGACAGAAAGAGAGGTTTCTGA